TCGAACACCGTCTCGCGCAACAGCGACGCGCCCGGCGCGCAGCACATCAACGCCATGAACTGGGCCTGGAGATCGGTCGGAAAGCCCGGATATGGCTCCGTGGTGACATCGACCGCCGTCAACGGACCTTCGCGCGACACGATCAGCCCGCGGTCGCCCGGCCAGACGCTGACACCCGCCGCCTCCAGCACCTGCACGACCGATGCCATATGCTCGAGCCGCGCATTGGTCAGCTCGAGCTGGCCGCCTGTAATCGCTGCGGCAATCGCATAGGTTCCCGCCTCGATACGGTCGGGGATGGTGTGATGGCTGGCCGCGCGCCAGGACGTGCCGCCCTGGACGAGAATGCGGTGCGTGCCTGCCCCTTCGATGTTTGCGCCCATGGCGCCGAGGCAGGCGGCGAGGTCCATCACTTCGGGCTCACGGGCGGCGTTGACGATCTCGGTCTCGCCCCGTGCCGCAGTTGCCGCCATCATCGCCGTCTCCGTCGCGCCCACCGAAGGCGAGCCGAGCACGATGCGTGCGCCAGTCAGCCCCTGCGGCGCGGCGGCAACGATCGAGCCGCCGCGAATGCCGATGTCGGCGCCCAACTGGCCGAGCGCCTTGATGTGCATGTCGACGGGCCGTGCGCCGATGGCGCAGCCGCCGGGCAGCGACACCTCGGCCCTGCCGAAACGGGCAAGCAGCGGCCCCAGCACCAGCACAGTGGCGCGCATCTTGCGCACCGTGTCGTAGCTGGTTTCCCGCGACGAGGCCTTGCTCGCGTCGACATGGACGGAGCGGCCCTGGCGGCTGATTTCGGCGCCATGCTGGGTGATGACGCCGAGCATGTTCTCGACGTCGCTCACCGCAGGCAGGTTCGTCAGGTGGAGCGGTTCCGGGCTAAGCAGCGAGGCCGCGATCTGCGGCAAGGCCGCATTCTTGGCGCCTGAAATGGCGACCGCGCCCTGCAGCCTTTGCCCGCCGACGATGCGCAACTTGTCCATATCAAAGAATCCGTTCAGCAGCCGATCGCACCGG
The nucleotide sequence above comes from Aminobacter aminovorans. Encoded proteins:
- the murA gene encoding UDP-N-acetylglucosamine 1-carboxyvinyltransferase, which translates into the protein MDKLRIVGGQRLQGAVAISGAKNAALPQIAASLLSPEPLHLTNLPAVSDVENMLGVITQHGAEISRQGRSVHVDASKASSRETSYDTVRKMRATVLVLGPLLARFGRAEVSLPGGCAIGARPVDMHIKALGQLGADIGIRGGSIVAAAPQGLTGARIVLGSPSVGATETAMMAATAARGETEIVNAAREPEVMDLAACLGAMGANIEGAGTHRILVQGGTSWRAASHHTIPDRIEAGTYAIAAAITGGQLELTNARLEHMASVVQVLEAAGVSVWPGDRGLIVSREGPLTAVDVTTEPYPGFPTDLQAQFMALMCCAPGASLLRETVFENRFMHVPELARLGANITLQGTTALVRGGTPLRGAQVMATDLRASVSLVLAALVAEGESIVNRVYHLDRGYESLDRKLQMCGATIERLPG